The Delphinus delphis chromosome 2, mDelDel1.2, whole genome shotgun sequence genome contains a region encoding:
- the TIMM9 gene encoding mitochondrial import inner membrane translocase subunit Tim9, with protein sequence MAAQIPESDQIKQFKEFLGTYNKLTETCFLDCVKDFTTREVKPEETTCSEHCLQKYLKMTQRISMRFQEYHIQQNEALAAKAGLLGQPR encoded by the exons ATGGCTGCACAAATACCAGAATCTGATCAGATAAAACAG TTTAAGGAATTTCTTGGAACCTACAATAAACTTACAGAAACCTGCTTTTTGGACTGTGTTAAAgacttcacaacaagagaagtaaAACCTGAAGAG ACCACCTGTTCAGAGCATTGcttacagaaatatttaaaaatgactcAACGAATATCTATGAGATTTCAGGAATATCATATTCAGCAGAATGAAGCCCTGGCTGCCAAAGCAGGACTCCTTGGCCAACCACGATAG